From Camelus bactrianus isolate YW-2024 breed Bactrian camel chromosome 35, ASM4877302v1, whole genome shotgun sequence, a single genomic window includes:
- the LOC141576016 gene encoding uncharacterized protein LOC141576016: MKKVIKFMSWVGFRNLERPEPSYIIDKSELPKLHRAAYLGYDEKLRKLLSRKKNAIDSRDKNDRTPLHVACISGCPAVVALLIQFNCDLNARDKERTTALIRAVQSLNKRCAGILLEHGANPNLEDGSQNTALHYAILEESVSIATQLLCHNANIEAIDKSNLTPFLLAVKENKKEMVKFLIENGANIHAVDNVQRSALILAVFHDSPDIVKLLLQEGVSPYSQDSHGMSAEQYAYSNGFEQ, translated from the exons ATGAAGAAAGTGATTAAGTTCATGAGCTGGGTGGGCTTCAGGAATCTTGAGCGTCCTGAGCCTTCGTACATCATCGATAAGAGTGAGCTACCAAAGCTCCACAGAGCTGCATATTTAGGCTATGATGAAAAATTGCGGAAGTTGCTGTCACGTAAGAAAAATGCTATAGACAGCAGAGACAAGAACGACAG GACTCCGCTACACGTAGCCTGCATCAGCGGCTGTCCAGCAGTGGTGGCTCTCCTTATCCAGTTCAATTGTGATCTGAATGCTCGTGACAAGGAAAGGACGACAGCTCTCATCAGG GCTGTACAATCCCTGAACAAGAGATGTGCCGGTATCCTGCTGGAACACGGTGCTAACCCAAATCTTGAGGACGGCAGTCAAAACACTGCTCTCCATTATGCCATCTTGGAAGAGAGCGTGTCAATTGCAACACAGCTGCTTTGCCATAATGCAAATATCGAGGCGATAGACAAG AGTAACTTGACACCATTTTTACTCGCTGTCAaggagaacaaaaaggaaatggtcAAATTTTTGATAGAGAACGGGGCAAATATACATGCAGTTGACAACGTGCAAAG atcagCGCTCATACTTGCTGTATTTCATGACTCACCGGACATAGTCAAGTTACTTCTTCAGGAAGGTGTTAGTCCCTATTCTCAAGATTCACACGGAATGTCTGCTGAACAATATGCTTATTCTAATGGGTTTGAACAGTAA
- the LOC123619964 gene encoding ADP-ribosylation factor-like protein 5B isoform X3, which produces MGLIFAKLWSLFCNQEHKVIIVGLDNAGKTTILYQFLMNEVVHTSPTIGSNVEEIVVKNTHFLMWDIGGQESLRSSWNTYYTNTEDLQKAAVLIFANKQDMKGCMTAAEISKYLTLSSIKDHPWHIQSCCALTGEGLCQGLEWMTSRIGVR; this is translated from the exons ATGGGGCTGATCTTCGCCAAACTGTGGAGCCTCTTCTGTAACCAAG AACACAAAGTAATCATAGTGGGACTGGATAATGCAGGGAAAACCACCATTCTTTATCAATT CTTAATGAACGAAGTGGTTCATACATCTCCAACCATAGGAAGCAATGTTGAAGAAATAGTCGTGAAGAACACTCATTTTCTCATGTGGGATATTGGTGGTCAGGAGTCCCTGCGGTCATCGTGGAACACGTATTACACAAACACCGAG GATTTACAGAAGGCTGCCGTCCTTATCTTTGCCAATAAACAGGATATGAAAGGGTGTATGACAGCAGCCGAAATCTCTAAATACCTCACCCTGAGTTCAATTAAGGACCACCCCTGGCACATTCAGTCCTGCTGTGCTTTAACAGGAGAAGG GTTATGCCAAGGTCTAGAGTGGATGACGTCCCGGATCGGTGTGAGATAA
- the LOC123619964 gene encoding ADP-ribosylation factor-like protein 5B isoform X2 → MGLIFAKLWSLFCNQEHKVIIVGLDNAGKTTILYQFLMNEVVHTSPTIGSNVEEIVVKNTHFLMWDIGGQESLRSSWNTYYTNTEFIILVVDSIDRERLAITKEELYRMLAHEDMKGCMTAAEISKYLTLSSIKDHPWHIQSCCALTGEGLCQGLEWMTSRIGVR, encoded by the exons ATGGGGCTGATCTTCGCCAAACTGTGGAGCCTCTTCTGTAACCAAG AACACAAAGTAATCATAGTGGGACTGGATAATGCAGGGAAAACCACCATTCTTTATCAATT CTTAATGAACGAAGTGGTTCATACATCTCCAACCATAGGAAGCAATGTTGAAGAAATAGTCGTGAAGAACACTCATTTTCTCATGTGGGATATTGGTGGTCAGGAGTCCCTGCGGTCATCGTGGAACACGTATTACACAAACACCGAG tTCATCATTCTTGTGGTCGATAGCATTGACAGAGAACGACTAGCTATTACAAAAGAAGAATTATACAGAATGTTGGCTCATGAG GATATGAAAGGGTGTATGACAGCAGCCGAAATCTCTAAATACCTCACCCTGAGTTCAATTAAGGACCACCCCTGGCACATTCAGTCCTGCTGTGCTTTAACAGGAGAAGG GTTATGCCAAGGTCTAGAGTGGATGACGTCCCGGATCGGTGTGAGATAA
- the LOC123619964 gene encoding ADP-ribosylation factor-like protein 5B isoform X1 encodes MGLIFAKLWSLFCNQEHKVIIVGLDNAGKTTILYQFLMNEVVHTSPTIGSNVEEIVVKNTHFLMWDIGGQESLRSSWNTYYTNTEFIILVVDSIDRERLAITKEELYRMLAHEDLQKAAVLIFANKQDMKGCMTAAEISKYLTLSSIKDHPWHIQSCCALTGEGLCQGLEWMTSRIGVR; translated from the exons ATGGGGCTGATCTTCGCCAAACTGTGGAGCCTCTTCTGTAACCAAG AACACAAAGTAATCATAGTGGGACTGGATAATGCAGGGAAAACCACCATTCTTTATCAATT CTTAATGAACGAAGTGGTTCATACATCTCCAACCATAGGAAGCAATGTTGAAGAAATAGTCGTGAAGAACACTCATTTTCTCATGTGGGATATTGGTGGTCAGGAGTCCCTGCGGTCATCGTGGAACACGTATTACACAAACACCGAG tTCATCATTCTTGTGGTCGATAGCATTGACAGAGAACGACTAGCTATTACAAAAGAAGAATTATACAGAATGTTGGCTCATGAG GATTTACAGAAGGCTGCCGTCCTTATCTTTGCCAATAAACAGGATATGAAAGGGTGTATGACAGCAGCCGAAATCTCTAAATACCTCACCCTGAGTTCAATTAAGGACCACCCCTGGCACATTCAGTCCTGCTGTGCTTTAACAGGAGAAGG GTTATGCCAAGGTCTAGAGTGGATGACGTCCCGGATCGGTGTGAGATAA
- the LOC123619964 gene encoding ADP-ribosylation factor-like protein 5B isoform X4 → MNEVVHTSPTIGSNVEEIVVKNTHFLMWDIGGQESLRSSWNTYYTNTEFIILVVDSIDRERLAITKEELYRMLAHEDLQKAAVLIFANKQDMKGCMTAAEISKYLTLSSIKDHPWHIQSCCALTGEGLCQGLEWMTSRIGVR, encoded by the exons ATGAACGAAGTGGTTCATACATCTCCAACCATAGGAAGCAATGTTGAAGAAATAGTCGTGAAGAACACTCATTTTCTCATGTGGGATATTGGTGGTCAGGAGTCCCTGCGGTCATCGTGGAACACGTATTACACAAACACCGAG tTCATCATTCTTGTGGTCGATAGCATTGACAGAGAACGACTAGCTATTACAAAAGAAGAATTATACAGAATGTTGGCTCATGAG GATTTACAGAAGGCTGCCGTCCTTATCTTTGCCAATAAACAGGATATGAAAGGGTGTATGACAGCAGCCGAAATCTCTAAATACCTCACCCTGAGTTCAATTAAGGACCACCCCTGGCACATTCAGTCCTGCTGTGCTTTAACAGGAGAAGG GTTATGCCAAGGTCTAGAGTGGATGACGTCCCGGATCGGTGTGAGATAA